The genomic interval ATTTAAGTTTAATTGGTTGTGATGTTTGATTGTTGTGATTTTGGGATCGAATTGGAGTGGTTTTTGAGAAAATCGGAGGAAGGAGGGGTATggtgaacaccgccgccttaggcggcgcgtgtgggagcgtgtaGGGGCGTAAGGGCGGTGTGAGGCCGTGGAGGGGGgagggagaaaaaaaaaggaggaaTTTGGGGCAgcggtggcatcacacgcgccttggtttgcgtcggcgcgtgggccccacgcgcggccggccggaggtggcgcgtgtgccacacgcgccgccgtgtgaggcggtgggaacaattttgacagaagggcattttagtaatttactgtgtacggtaaatgtaaatgtaaattttatttactacggtaaatgtaattaattttttaccttcggtaaatgtaaatataaattactttcagtaaatgtaaaaagtaatttgtaaaaagggtaatttagtaaattttatttactgagattgtatttacatttaaatcgtacgtatacgtacagaaatacgtattaatatttatatgtacagaaatacgtattaataattatacgtacagaaatacgtattaatatttatacgtacagaaatacgtattaatatttatacgtacagaaatacgtatataatatttatacgtacagaaatacgtattaatcgtATTtgtacgtgaatagtaacagtgaacagtaacaccgaacagtaatttcgtaaaaccgaaaattgctgaacagtaaccgattattactgtttcggcatttaaaggtttacgaaacgattctaaattcttttcttatctgttcaaggtgatcgataaatcaaggaaatgaattatcttcggaaattgtggaattacgctcgagtcgataaggtgagtaaaatctcactgaattacgaatctacccccgtggtgattcaacattttgcaagtgtgtttattaaatgaattacaacatgtatataatttagtggactacatatatacagtataatggtaataagtacatatatatatatagttcattaaattacgtactgttattaattcattaaaaatagtcatttcagtgacagaaaaattgggcatgtgtatgtgatttaaatggtacaatatgatgtgagaatattgtacgtaattcttcaggtgtttatgaaatatgacatgtataggatatagtggactatgtatatattgtataaatggtaataaatacgaatatatatagtttgctatataatatactgttatgatttttattgtggtgatatcgtgaaagttttaaaacgtacaatatgatgtgagattattgtacgtgatttttaacattgagattgttaaaatgttgatttgtcttcggacgtgattggtacaatatgatgtgagattattgtacgtgatttttaacattgagattgttaaaatgttgatttgtcttcggacgtgattggtacaatatgatgtgagattattgtacgtgtttggcaagtcggaacctagcatttggccgggcgaaagttacgatacagttagagctctagtctgtctgccttagtactgcatgtgagataacgggtggttatctgctcatgggtactcagtttatttggatgttgggtagtgggtggctatccaatatcagcggtgtattacgagaggggtaacagatgtgtaccagcgttcttggtacccgtattataaatgcattgggtaaccagaagggttacttaatttcctcatgagcgttttatttcatatttctttgggtcaaccagatgggctgactattgactcatgagggcatttatatttgttgttttgtgatttttcgtatatattgatatgcgaactgtattgtgattttactcatacgagctataagcttaccgggtttgtgtttacaatcccggtgcaccaattcgatggtgtagtggataactccgcaggtgtggaattagcgggaattgacggaccgctcagaggacttgaagttatttatctccagcttgcgtgaggatttggtgtgactatcttgtgaggattatacatttccaattgatataatgttgaattatatgtttggtttgtaataattggtttctgAGTtatattgagaactcagtgatgatccgctgtgcacgttaaatgatttcgatttaaattgagattgttttagtgttctaacgactttgaaatttttgagtttttaggcttgaaattttagggtcgttacaattatatatagaagTAATCACTCGtcatgaaaataatataaGTATTGCTTGTGTAATCAAGAGCTAGAGTAATTTACTATTGGAAAATGTTTTAGCGCCAGATCTAGCGCCACAATCTCACGTGACATACCACGTCACCTTGTCATGTCagcaattacaataatcacaaaatgtcatttttgaatACAAGACAATATTATCTTTGTTAATCCACCGactctaaattattattaaaaaaattgtagttattttttatataatttattttttcaaaatatttttaaaatgtaataaaaaaatacggtatatacaaaatatgtttgaaatatataaatatatatgtgtgtgtgtgcgcgcgcGCCCGagggagatatatatatatatatatatatgcttgtgTGTCTGTGAGGTGTATATAtagtaattgtattaattaattataaccattaattaatcataaatataaattaattaaagattACTATCAacataattgtattaaatatagtattaattaagatatgtatactctaggaaaaataacacttgttaccttacatatctcattaaatcgattataccataacaaaagaatattctattttagaaaaaaaaaccaaaaaaatctTACCAAAAattttcatctaaatataaatgttgtaCTTACCTTACATcgtttaaaattaaaaaataaatatattttgtgcatatatatatatatatatgttttgtgCTTATATATATTGCGCGTGCACACACATATTTGAAgcatattttcataaatttcaatttttgtaaattgtattttagaaatattattgtgatgaaaagAATAAATGATCAAaagaaatgacattttttgaacaaaaaatatatttttataaaaatttggACCGTTGGATTAACAAGGATATAATtgtcttttaatttaaaatgatatttttatataattttaattattaatgtGTCAATATAACATAGTATACACGTAGTATTGCTGCGTTATATTATGGTTACGTAGCTTAATTCTTTACTATTTTACTTTCCCAATAAACACTACTTAGTTAATTGGTAGTATGACTCGTATTCCCATATACTGGTCATTGTCTGCTCCGACCAACATGgaaaaaaattcaatcaaaCATGTACCACTGTAGTTCTCATACACGAAAACTTTCTCGTTTTAGTTAGTTCTGTACGTTTTATCCAAAACTGGCATCCCGGCGGCCTCTATTAATTTAAGCTGAAGCAAGTTCATTTCAGTTAACCACAAAATCTAACAAGTGCTAATGATCGTTGAAGTTCAGGTAAGAAATCTTCAACCAACTGCTTTGGGCCATCCGTGCATTGATTATATACTTATCTATGATATTGAGTAGGTATCACCAAGCAACTTGCTTTTCAACAACTTCCCATGAACCAACAAATTAATACAGCAGTATTTTTGGCTATACGTATTACTGCATACATAACTAATTGCCAATTAAGAACCTTTTAAGAATGTGCCTTCTGACAATAAGGCCAATTACAGACCTGCTCAATCGATCAAATTGTAATGTTAACCAACTCGATCACTGGTGCTTAAACGACTGACTCTAGCAAATAGTCTTAATTAGTCTTCCAGGTTCTGAAAGTTGTATGCTTTCATTGGCGTCTTCCTGTAAATCTATTTGCTGAATTAGTTACAACGTACCTTAAACAACTActaaaaaggaaaacaaaacaataacAAAGCTTGCCATATGCAATTCGATCTCTTCTACATTATTTCATAAGGTGtctatatatactgatcattgATCAATTTGTTATATTTCGTAAATTACTGGCCCGGTGGAAGAACAGTTCttctatgtgtgtgtgtgtgtgtattgaTCGAGATGGGACGGATTTACAATCAACGCAGTAACTTGAACGTTTTGGATTATTATCTGGGTCCAACTTACAAAGTAGCAAAGTAGCAAGCAACACACAAGTTTTAGTCCTGCAGGGACCGGCCTCTATATAAGACATACATAGTACTCAAAGCTCCTACTTGATCCTTCCCAGCAGAAACTTCACATCTCTCAGTATTAGTCAACCATCCTCCTTTATTCCATGGAGATGCCTATCCACGGATCCGCGTCTCTTCCCACTTATCTCATGGGCTCGAATTCCATAAAAAGAGAGAGATCGTTCCTTCAGTCTCCCACTTACGGAAATCTCGTCACTATTCTTAGCATTGATGGAGGTGGAATCAGAGGAATTATCCCCGGCACTCTTCTCAGCTTCCTCGAGTCCGAGCTTCAGGTATAAACTAGATAGCGCCTCTCCTATCGTCTCCAGATTAATATGAGTTCGATGCTGTAATGTACGAGGACTGTTTCGGTGTGATCAAATTTCATTACATCGAACGGAAAAAATAAAGTTATTGGGCGTACGTGTATATGCAGAATCAGGATGGTGAAGATGCAAGACTGGCCGATTACTTTGATGTTATTGCAGGAACTAGTACCGGTGGCCTTGTGACGGCAATGCTTACTGCCCCGGATGAAAAAGGCCGTCCACTATTTGCTGCTAAAGATATCAACAAATTTTACGTTGAACACTGCCCTAAGATTTTCGCCCAAGATAATTGCAATCTTGATTGTCTTCCCTTGTACGTTTCTACTCCCTATCGATAACCTAGCTACTAGTCTCCTTTCTGGTTCTCTCGCTCATTTGAGGTTTGACTGCAGTCAATAACCTGCTAGCTAgtgattttcatttctccttttcttGTACAGAACTCCAGTAACTGATGCGGTGGCAGCGGTAAAAGCTCTAAGAGGGCCAAAGTATGATGGCAAGTATTTACACAAAATAGTAAGGGAAAAGTTGGGAGACATTAGATTGCATCAGACATTGACTAACGTCATAATTCCCACTTTTGATATAAAGAAGCTCCAACCAACCATTTTCTCCAGCTATGAGGTTTAATTTGTTCATATATATCTTTCTCACTTATACGCATTTGATTTCTTATACGTCATAGATACTCTTTATAGTAGTTCTTGATTTTGCAGACATGATGATGATATATGTAGGTGAGGAAGAACAGCAGCCTAGATGCTAAACTATCGGATATCTGCATTGCAACTTCAGCAGCTCCAACCTATCTTCCAGCCCACCATTTTGAAACTGAAAATAGCACGACTGGTCATATAAGAGAATTTGATCTCATTGATGGTGGTGTCGCTGCTAATAATCCAGTAAGTAGTGGTGAACTGGTGATTATATATAACCTGAACTGTATCATATGCAATTTCAAACATATATAGAATATCCTGATTAAAATAGGCTATATTGATATAGAATATCTAATTAATAAAATACATGATAAATTAAGCAATTGAATGACTATATACATCTACTTAATTTTGTCTTCAcaacttgattttttttttataaaaaaagaaaaggaaatctTCAGAACCTGGTTTGAATAATGATATCAACATTTTTCAGCTCAAAAAGGCTACAAAGTAGTTAgattgataaatatatatatttggctcATCTAGCTAACGGAGCCTAAGAACAATGGCGATGATTTACATCTAATTAAGACATGATTAATTTGTGTACGTagttattgaatttttgttgcCTTTTGTTTATCAGGCTCTGGTGGCTATGAGTGAAGTGTCGAAAGAAATTTTCACGGGAAATCCCGACTTCTTCACTGTGAAGGCAACTGAGTACACCAGGTTTCTAGTTGTATCATTGGGTACTGGCTCAGCAAAGTGTGATGAGAAGTACGATGCCCAAAATGCAGCTAAATGGGGCATTTTGGGATGGTTGATCGGAGGCGGCAGTTCATGTCCGTTGGTCGATATATTTACTCAAGCAAGCAGTGACATGGTCGACTTCCACCTTTCTACAGTATTTCAAGCCCTTCATTCTGAGAAGAATTACCTAAGAATCCAGGTATTAATACGTCAGTGCTAGAAAATTACTGTATTTTCACTATTATGTCATTTTATGTGAATATGTGGTGAAGTTGATatagtccatatccagagtgaaacttcgctctgaaattacatagtgaagcTCCAATTTttgcacacttttcggtcatattttttttatcataagcgatttaatatttgggtatgctattcaagatcatctctacaaaatttcatctaattcggacatcattaaggtattgaaattagattaaatcaatgaatgaattaaaactgctcaacgtgaaccgttcgtgtaaatctcaattttgaaagctcaaaccattgtcaaattggatgaaattttgtagaaatcatcttgaataacatacctaaatattgaatcgcttatggtgaaaaaatttgaccgaaaagtgtgcaaaaattggaacttcactttgtaatttcagagtgaagcttcactctaaaTAGGGACtgatatacacatatataacCTAGATAATATCAACGAACATGCAAGCACTAATAAAGGGGGCATTATAAATGACTATTTTGTTGagctcctcctcttcttgAAAACAATTTTAGCTCCAGTGTCTCGATCATATCTAATTTTTATATCCACGACTTTTTGACCCCTCGTGGATGTTTTTCGTTTCCCTTAGATGTGTTTATCATTTATAGTGGATTGTACATTTGTACGTATGATAAGCAGAAAAACaataatgttttaaaaatatatggcGCAGGATGATGATTTGGGTAAGACAATGTGTTCTATGGACCTTGCTACAGAAGAAAACCTGCAAAATCTTGTAAAAGTCGGAGAAAAATTGTTAAAGAAACCAGTTTCTCGAGTGAACTTGGAAACAGGAATCCATGAGCCTGCCCATAATTCTACCAACGAAGAAGCTCTAGCAAGGTACATACCAGATTTTTTGGTCGCTAAACCCTCCGCTACACATGATATCAAATTTGTCTTCATCACATAATTAAATACAAgaatcattatatatatatataactaaacCTTACTGTGTTCTTATATATGTAACCTGCAaacatttatttgtttttgaaaAACTAAATTATATTAGTAATCTTCAGGGTAGCTGGAATTTTGTCCAAGGAAAGGAGAGTCCGCGAAATGAGATCTCCACAGGGAAAGAAGGCCGCAACAACAACCAGCTCCAACTTGTCATTCTCCTTCAAAAATGTTTAACCAATATTCTTCGCTTCCCGTTAATTAGGTCATTAATTGTAATACAAGGGAAAGGATCAATCAATTGGGTACTATGATATTAAGCTTCATGCATAATTGTACGTAACGTCTTGTAATCGACTCTGGGATTTGTTTAATTACATGTACGTCTCTCTTAATAAATACGATTTACGGATACTGTGTTCCATCTTGATAGATCAAGTGATTTCTAATCCCATCACGTACCGACTGATTTTTAATCCACAACATTAAGTGACAGAATTTGTCACTAAAACTTCAGTCGTTGCTTAAGGACAAACCGTTGTATATTTGTTGTTCCTAGTTCTGCGACCAAGAAAAGGCTTCTTTTTCTGTTCTTTTCggtcttttgtttctttctagTTTGGCTCGTCCTCGTTGTTAGCAATCCCGATGGACAAGGCGATATAGAAGAAACATGATGCTAAATCTTCAGTGAATACCTTTCGATCGATATGCCAATGACGCACGACATATTATTACTATACAAAGTAGCTAGTCATGTTGTCGTTGGTACTTGGTAGCTAGCTGCAGATCGTCCTCGAGTTCTACTGACTTGCTGGTATCAGTCATAATCTAGTTGACTAATCGACGACTGAAAGGTCAAAGGTACATTGTGCGACGACCGTAAGATCTAAGAAGGGTATAGTATCCAGCATCCACTTCTTGATAAAAACTTTCAAACCGGCCCTATCCCTATTGTAAGAGGACTTTTCTATATATTATTGGTGGGATAATAGCCATATATTAGCGAGTAAATCACCTTTCTACGTCGAGAGCTAAACGAAGCCTTCAAAtgattataaataatatatcatGTTGAGCATTAATATTCCCGGCCCCTTTATAGCTTATACGTATATTAGGTATATATACACCTTTTATATAAACATACAAAGAGAGTACTGTACGTAATGTTTCTGTTACTGGAAGTCCGGAAGAAACCCAGAGCACGTACAAGGTGTACGTCGACATGCGCGCTCAATTGGGCCGCCAGAGTTCTTTATGAGTTTTATCTCATTTTGTTAGTGTGTTCTTTTACTATATATTCTAGTCGATCATATTTCTGGGTGATCGTCACAGATTTGGTCTGTGTTTTGTTGTGAATTGTCCTCGTTAATAAGTTTCTTTCTCTCCTCGTTTTGTTGTAATTACTAGAGAACCACGgtgtgtaataaccctaaatttcattacattatttgattcaatttgaattctatttagttatgaatttcagtttaaatGAATATAATTGTTTGCAACGttacggaaacggaaacggaaacgttctcggaacgtttgaattgaaaaacgttacatttccgtaacgtttatatcgacttttattctgtcgatcgtttgcgaaaacttccttcacgaaagttgtagaactcgtcaatacaagttcgtggatatgtgacacgttcgaatcaGAAGTCGTAcgaaaaagttattaacgacggaagttagtttccgatttgaaaaagggtataaaaggaaaaatttaagggttagggtttccattttcggaaacctttcaccccgcctcccttttcccttttctctctctcccctcgcgattctctccctccccgagctctctctctctcactcactgtcctcgccggcgatctccatTATCGTTCGGCCGTGGTCTCCACCGCCAAGCACAGGAGCACTGCACGGCTCATCTCTGCAGACCCCGAGGTCAACGCATCTCCTCGCGATTGTTGTGAGCCTCCGCGCTCCAACCCGAGGCCGCAACCATCGCGCCACCATCGAGCACCACTTCGGCGACGCAAGGGCACGGGGGAGAGCTCCACGACGCCGACCCTCACCCCTCGACATGAATTCACAGGAGGAGACGTTCGATTTGGGCTGCAGCGGCATCAACCACTTCCCCTCGATTCCGAGACTCCACGGCGACTTCATTGAGCTCCTCCGGCGAATCCGACGGTTCAAAACatcgattgaggtgagggatTACGTATTTGgattgttgtgatgcttgttgtgaaattttgGATGAATTGGAGTTAAGGTttaggagatcggaggaggaatgGCGAAgggaggttaccgccgccttaggcggcgcgtatGGGCACGTGAAGGGTGTAGGGGGCGGCctgaggccgtggggaggtggaggaggaagagaggagaagttttggggtggcggtggcgtgaaacgcgccgtggttagcctcggcgcgagGGCCCCACGcacggccggccggaggtggcgtgtgtgccacacgcgccgccgtgtgaggcggtgggaacagttttgacagaagggtattttggtaatttacggtgtacggtaaatgtaattttatttactacggtaaatgtaattaaattttaccttcggtaaatgtaaatctaAATTACTttaagtaaatgtaaaaagtaattgtaaaaggtaaatagtaaattttatttactgagattgtatttacatttaaatcgtacgtttacgtacagaaatacgtattaatatttatacgtacagaaatacgtatataatatttatacatacagaaatacgtattaatatttatacgtacagtaaccgtgaatagtaacagtgaacagtaacactgaacagtaatttcgtaaaaaccgaaaatttgctgaacagtaaccgattattactgtttcggcatttaaaggtttacaaaacgattctaaatttttttcttatcttttcaaggtgatcgttaaatcgaggaaaggaattatcttcgggaattgtggaattacgctcaagtcattaaggtgagtaaaatctcactgaattacgaatctaccctcgtggtgattcaacattttgcaagtgtgtttattaaatgaattacaacatgtatataatttagtggactacatatatacagtataatggtaataagtacatatatatatatagttcattaaattacgtactgttattaattcattaaaaatagtcatttcagtgacagaaaaattgggcatgtgtatgtgattcaaatggtacgatatgatgtgagattatcgtacgtaattttcaggtgtttatgaaatatgacatgtataggatatagtggactatgtatatattgtataaatggtaaataaatacgaatatatatagtttgctatataatatactgttatgattttattgtggttatatcgtgaaagttttaaaacgtacaatatgatgtgagattattgtacgtgattttaacattgagtttgttaaaatgttgatttgtcttcggacatgatttttggtacaatatgatgtgagattattgtacgtgattttaacattgagattgttaaaatgttgatttgtcttcggacatgatttttggtacaatatgatgtgagattattgtacgtgatttttaacattgagattgttaaaatgtgaattgtcttcggacctgatttttggtataatatgatgtgagattattgtacgtgtttggcaagtcgaaacctagcctttggccgggcgaaagttacgatgcagttagagctctagtctgtctgccttagtactgcatgtgagataacgggtggttatctgctcatgggtactcagtttatttggatgttgggtagcgagtggctatccaatatcagcggtgtataacgagaggggtaacagatgtgtaccagcgttcttggtacccgtattataaatgcatttgggtaaccagaagggttacttaatttctcatgagcgcttctttttctttgggacaaccagatgggccgtccactgactcatgagtgcatttatatttgtttgatttgtggattttcgtatatattgatatgcgagttatatattttcattttactcatacgagctgtaaagcttaccgggtttgtgtttacaatcccggtgcaccaattcgatggtgtagtggataactccgcaggtgtggattagcgggaattgacggaccgctcagaggacttgaagttatttatctccagcttgcgtgaggatttggtgtgactatctcgtgaggattatacatttccaatttatataatgttgaattatatgtttggtttgtaataattggtttctgagttgtattgagaactcagtgatgatccgctgtgcacgttaaatgatttcgatttaaattgagattgttttagtgttctaacgactttgaaatttttgagtttttaggcttgaaattttagggtcgttacacggTGTTCGTGATTTGACCAGCTCCACAGTTCTGTGTATGTAGGGCAAATCCTATTTTAatctatttatataatattcgggaaatttataattatttactaattattgttcgaatatatttaaattggtggtgatccgattatatagtacgagggagaaaacgaaagtgttcgaTCGATTTATACACATAAAATTTACCGTGAcgggtcaagagttgacttttttatccgttaggaatctcagaaaactttATTCATGGAAGTCATAGAGTTTatcaatacgaattcgtggacacgcggCACACCTAAatcagagttcgtatgaagaagttacgaatcaaaatgtatttggacatttttgaaaaatagtataaataggggaattaaagagaaaagaggggagaaaaattagaaattcggatcggtactgttcataggtactgttcaccccgaAAATCCCAGcttcttctgtttttggtGAGAATTGAGTGAattatacattttcatttattaaaatactgaggtataaattagttatgtattattcGAGTCGAATGAGTTGTGCTGTAAACTCAGTTTCGCTAtactgttattataagatgattttaatatatttgagattgttttagaattttcatgatttcgaatttaaaattttatcattcgaaatttcgggactgtgacaatttaatttttaaaaactTCCTGGGTTAAATATCAGGAACTGATATATGTATTGATATCGGAATTTCGAAAAGTGTAAATTAACTTCTACATGTGGATATATGCAAAAGATTAAAAGAGTGATTACATCGATCAGCTTGACGTACTGTATCCAACAGCCAGCATTTATTGAAACATAAATACAAGAAAGATCAGTGTGTCTCCCCCAACAAATTATATCTCAAACTTTAATACTAAGATCAGAGCCATTAGAACTAGATTCAGGTATAGCATGTCCTTGGGGGGACCTAGCAAGGCGAAGCCATTTCTCTTCGGACAGTAGTTTTGCAAACCTTGTAAGAGCTTGTGCATTAGTTTCTTCAGTGAAAGCTTCATAATTACCGGTCTCTAAATTAACTCTAGAGACTGGTTTTTTCAGTAGGCCTTCCCCAACTTTCAAAAGATCGTCTAAATTCTTCTCTACTGCTATATCCACTGAAGATACTATCCCAGTTAGCGTGTCATCCTGCAATTGTTAAGTATGAATGATTAGCCAATCAACCTAGCTTGGTTTTTCCagttaattcattcattcgtCCTGCATTATTGTCTTGAATAATTGCAGTACGTAATCATATTTTTATCTGTAGTACAAAATAGCAGGTAAGAAAGTATTTCAAAATACCTGAATTCGGAGATAGTTTTTTTCCGAGTGTAGGGCTTGGAAAACAACCGACAGGTTGAAATCGACCATATCAGAACTTGACTGACTGAAAACATCAATTAATGGGGTGTGT from Argentina anserina chromosome 2, drPotAnse1.1, whole genome shotgun sequence carries:
- the LOC126805569 gene encoding patatin-like protein 2; this encodes MEMPIHGSASLPTYLMGSNSIKRERSFLQSPTYGNLVTILSIDGGGIRGIIPGTLLSFLESELQNQDGEDARLADYFDVIAGTSTGGLVTAMLTAPDEKGRPLFAAKDINKFYVEHCPKIFAQDNCNLDCLPLTPVTDAVAAVKALRGPKYDGKYLHKIVREKLGDIRLHQTLTNVIIPTFDIKKLQPTIFSSYEVRKNSSLDAKLSDICIATSAAPTYLPAHHFETENSTTGHIREFDLIDGGVAANNPALVAMSEVSKEIFTGNPDFFTVKATEYTRFLVVSLGTGSAKCDEKYDAQNAAKWGILGWLIGGGSSCPLVDIFTQASSDMVDFHLSTVFQALHSEKNYLRIQDDDLGKTMCSMDLATEENLQNLVKVGEKLLKKPVSRVNLETGIHEPAHNSTNEEALARVAGILSKERRVREMRSPQGKKAATTTSSNLSFSFKNV